The Thermodesulfovibrionia bacterium genome includes a window with the following:
- a CDS encoding glycosyltransferase family 4 protein — translation MKRILIVSTSIPASVSAMEPVHVGGAELVAWKVATGLLSRFEVHVLTTGERRLDENKHGMMIHYVPHHRPLALYYSTLGKKYIDEIFSRYNFDLISIHLVMPWGYILRNYPGKKVLTDMGMRFYVEKRNLLSVQWDKYKTRAAFNKASAITTVSRKFGEVIKRDFGVRTQYIPIAVDLERFSVDNSNERSNIILFMGRYVELKGIRYLLEAAKQLPMYEFWFTGKGPMEGLIQGDNVKNLGYVEKPEDMVKQATICIFPSLVEYAPLVGLEAMASGKAVIATNTGFLEYMEHAKDGFIIETGSVDAIVNAINYLMGNKELRSMMGSNARKKAEQYSWDIICKQYAELFQKVIDGGNFIK, via the coding sequence ATGAAAAGGATTCTGATAGTCTCGACATCCATTCCGGCTTCTGTCAGCGCTATGGAACCGGTTCATGTCGGAGGAGCGGAACTTGTGGCATGGAAGGTGGCTACGGGATTGCTCAGCAGATTTGAGGTGCATGTGCTGACTACAGGAGAGAGGCGTCTTGACGAGAACAAGCATGGCATGATGATCCATTATGTGCCTCATCATCGCCCCCTGGCGTTATATTATTCTACGTTAGGCAAAAAGTATATAGATGAAATATTTTCCAGGTACAATTTCGATTTGATAAGCATTCACTTGGTCATGCCGTGGGGATATATCCTTCGGAACTATCCCGGGAAGAAAGTATTGACAGATATGGGTATGAGATTCTATGTTGAGAAAAGGAACCTTCTTTCAGTCCAATGGGATAAATATAAAACAAGAGCTGCATTTAATAAGGCTTCAGCAATAACTACGGTAAGCCGGAAATTCGGGGAAGTGATAAAGCGTGATTTTGGTGTCAGGACTCAATATATTCCGATAGCGGTAGATCTGGAGCGTTTTTCTGTGGATAACAGCAATGAGAGATCCAATATAATCTTATTTATGGGCAGATATGTGGAACTTAAAGGGATTCGATATTTGCTGGAGGCTGCGAAACAACTTCCGATGTATGAATTCTGGTTTACAGGGAAAGGCCCTATGGAAGGGCTCATACAGGGAGACAATGTAAAAAATCTTGGTTATGTGGAAAAACCTGAGGATATGGTAAAGCAGGCGACTATTTGTATATTCCCTTCGCTGGTTGAATATGCGCCTCTGGTAGGGCTGGAAGCTATGGCAAGCGGGAAAGCAGTTATTGCTACGAACACTGGTTTTCTTGAATATATGGAGCACGCGAAGGACGGTTTCATCATAGAAACAGGCTCTGTCGATGCCATTGTAAATGCAATTAATTATCTGATGGGAAACAAAGAACTGCGGAGCATGATGGGAAGCAATGCGAGAAAAAAGGCGGAACAGTATTCATGGGATATTATTTGCAAGCAGTATGCAGAGCTTTTTCAGAAAGTGATCGACGGTGGAAATTTCATTAAATGA
- the asnB gene encoding asparagine synthase (glutamine-hydrolyzing): MCGIAGIADRRGLDPEMLIGMRDTMIHRGPDDAGLWMSRDKTVGLAHRRLSIIDLSDAGRQPMSDREGKIWITFNGEIYNFQEIHEQLTKKGYAFKSRSDTEVIINAYKEWGTDCISKFNGMFAFGIYDDNRKILFLARDRIGKKPLYYTLDKRSGGFAFSSEIKALLRIKDISREFDLQALNSYLTFGYVPGEMSIFQAIRKLLPAHAMIYNLDNGEHKIWSYWDVPRLAEKIPSEEELLETLETLLTDAVRIRMISDVPLGAFLSGGVDSSLVVALMSKISSRPVKTFSIGFENNAHNELPYARIVADHFGTEHHELIVKPDAFSVLPDLVRQFDEPFADSSMIPAYYVSKVTREHVAVALSGDGGDEIFGGYTVYLAGLFDYYARMLVPSFLREGLAGAAKHIPDDTAGRIKKQMLLLKLDLHDVFVERYTRAFFDEPGRRNLLNKDITRSLESAFTAPELSRRSFLGLRNKDFITSMTYADLKTYLPDDVMVKVDRAGMMVSLETRAPLLDYRIAEFSFGNIPGNLKVKQLTTKYILKKLAKKLLPEELDIKRKWGFSVPISDWFSGPLKSHVREVLMGDKSEYFNHSTIKQLLDEQEHGIDHSARLFNLLVFSLWKREYLGSG, translated from the coding sequence ATGTGCGGAATAGCGGGAATAGCAGATAGAAGAGGACTGGATCCGGAAATGCTGATAGGGATGCGCGATACCATGATTCATCGCGGCCCTGATGACGCAGGGCTTTGGATGAGCCGGGATAAAACAGTTGGCCTGGCACACAGAAGGCTTTCTATTATAGACCTGTCTGATGCCGGCAGGCAGCCTATGTCAGACCGCGAAGGTAAAATATGGATTACCTTTAATGGTGAGATATACAACTTCCAGGAAATCCATGAGCAACTGACTAAAAAGGGTTACGCTTTCAAAAGCCGCTCTGACACCGAGGTTATTATCAACGCTTACAAAGAATGGGGGACTGACTGTATAAGTAAATTCAACGGGATGTTTGCCTTTGGTATTTACGATGACAACAGGAAGATCTTGTTTTTGGCAAGGGACCGGATCGGGAAGAAACCATTATATTACACTCTGGATAAACGATCCGGCGGTTTCGCCTTTTCATCAGAGATCAAAGCGCTTCTAAGGATTAAAGACATCTCCAGAGAATTCGACCTCCAGGCGCTTAATTCCTATTTGACCTTTGGTTATGTTCCTGGTGAGATGAGTATTTTTCAAGCCATCAGGAAACTCCTCCCTGCCCATGCAATGATCTACAATTTAGACAATGGGGAGCATAAGATATGGAGTTACTGGGATGTGCCGCGGCTTGCAGAGAAGATCCCCTCTGAAGAGGAACTTCTGGAAACACTGGAAACACTTCTTACAGATGCTGTGCGTATAAGGATGATAAGCGATGTGCCGCTTGGGGCTTTTTTGAGCGGAGGGGTGGACTCGAGCCTTGTTGTGGCGTTGATGAGTAAGATTTCGAGCCGGCCTGTAAAAACCTTTTCCATAGGTTTTGAGAATAATGCACACAATGAACTTCCTTACGCAAGGATAGTTGCTGATCATTTCGGCACAGAACATCATGAGCTTATTGTGAAGCCCGATGCCTTCTCTGTCCTTCCGGATTTAGTCCGCCAGTTTGACGAGCCATTTGCTGATTCTTCAATGATACCCGCATACTATGTTTCTAAGGTCACAAGAGAGCATGTTGCCGTAGCTTTATCAGGCGACGGAGGCGACGAGATCTTTGGCGGCTATACGGTATATCTTGCAGGCCTTTTTGATTATTACGCAAGAATGCTGGTGCCCTCCTTTCTGAGGGAAGGGCTGGCTGGAGCGGCAAAACATATTCCTGATGATACGGCAGGCAGGATAAAAAAGCAGATGCTGCTCTTGAAACTCGACTTGCATGATGTTTTTGTTGAGCGCTATACCCGGGCTTTTTTCGATGAACCTGGCAGGAGAAATCTTTTAAACAAAGATATCACAAGAAGTTTAGAAAGTGCATTCACTGCTCCTGAATTATCAAGGCGAAGCTTCCTGGGACTGAGGAATAAAGATTTTATTACAAGTATGACTTATGCTGATCTAAAGACATATCTTCCTGATGATGTCATGGTAAAGGTTGACAGGGCCGGCATGATGGTCTCACTTGAAACGAGAGCGCCGCTTCTGGATTACAGGATAGCGGAATTTTCATTCGGGAATATCCCCGGGAACCTGAAGGTGAAACAGTTAACAACAAAGTATATTCTTAAGAAACTGGCGAAAAAGCTCCTGCCTGAAGAACTTGACATAAAAAGAAAATGGGGCTTTTCAGTCCCAATATCTGATTGGTTCAGCGGCCCTCTGAAGTCACATGTCAGGGAAGTTCTAATGGGTGACAAAAGTGAATATTTCAACCATTCAACTATCAAACAGTTATTGGATGAGCAGGAACACGGCATTGATCATAGTGCGCGGTTATTTAATCTGTTAGTGTTCAGTTTATGGAAGAGAGAGTATCTTGGGAGTGGATAG
- a CDS encoding glycosyltransferase, producing the protein MKKKVKVVFLIPGFTSGGAERVLSIILQYLDRDKIQPVCIVYEDCHRAYDIPIDVKIYSLYLPGVDSIYKKIVYAIKRIMRVRKIIALEKPDVLFSMLSAVNLIAICAGLLTKKSLKENLTIMASVRTYPSIALEGEQYGLKFLIKALYPMADRIIVNSEGMKKDLVENFNLSEDKVDVIYNPLPIDKIKELSNQAVTEHPWFGEDIPIIINIGSVDRYQRKGHDILLSAFRHVREKIRCRLVIIGKGEDKNLNILKQMASELEISDDVAFLGFQSNPFKFVRRSAVFVLSSRVEGFPNALLESMACSVPVVSTRCPSGPEEIITDTVNGLLVPVEDEKKLADAIITVLDHRDLAESMISEAEKTVLSFDVSTAIKNYERLFISKCAE; encoded by the coding sequence TTGAAGAAGAAAGTAAAGGTAGTTTTTTTAATCCCAGGATTTACTTCAGGCGGAGCTGAAAGGGTATTGTCCATTATCCTTCAATATCTCGACAGGGATAAAATCCAGCCGGTCTGTATTGTTTACGAAGATTGTCACCGTGCATACGATATCCCCATAGACGTAAAAATCTACAGTTTGTATCTTCCCGGGGTAGATAGTATTTATAAAAAAATAGTTTATGCAATTAAGAGAATAATGAGAGTAAGAAAAATAATAGCATTAGAAAAACCTGATGTTTTATTCAGTATGCTGAGCGCTGTTAATCTTATCGCAATATGCGCAGGGTTATTAACAAAAAAAAGTCTTAAAGAAAACCTGACTATAATGGCAAGTGTCAGGACATATCCCTCTATCGCGCTTGAAGGGGAACAGTATGGTTTGAAGTTTCTTATAAAGGCCCTTTATCCGATGGCTGACAGGATTATTGTTAATTCAGAGGGGATGAAAAAGGATCTTGTTGAGAATTTTAACTTGTCTGAAGATAAAGTAGACGTGATCTATAATCCACTTCCAATAGATAAAATAAAGGAGCTTTCAAATCAGGCGGTGACTGAGCACCCATGGTTCGGGGAAGACATACCAATTATTATCAATATCGGTTCAGTTGATAGATATCAGAGGAAAGGCCATGATATTTTGTTGAGTGCCTTCCGGCATGTCAGGGAAAAGATCCGATGCAGGCTTGTCATAATAGGGAAAGGGGAAGATAAAAATCTAAACATACTTAAGCAGATGGCATCAGAACTGGAGATCAGTGATGATGTGGCTTTTTTGGGCTTTCAGAGCAACCCATTTAAGTTTGTCCGGCGGTCTGCGGTCTTTGTGCTTTCTTCAAGGGTTGAAGGATTCCCAAATGCATTGCTTGAATCCATGGCATGCAGCGTGCCGGTTGTATCGACACGCTGCCCTTCAGGGCCTGAGGAGATTATAACTGACACAGTGAACGGGCTCTTGGTTCCAGTTGAAGATGAGAAAAAGCTTGCGGATGCGATCATCACGGTTCTTGATCATCGTGACCTGGCTGAATCGATGATAAGTGAGGCAGAGAAAACAGTTCTGAGCTTTGATGTCAGCACTGCAATTAAAAATTATGAGAGGTTGTTTATATCTAAATGTGCGGAATAG
- a CDS encoding methyltransferase has translation MFDTEVAEGKRFEFGKNWRGFLSVLNDERILQAELSLKQMLEVEDLKGKSFLDIGSGSGLFSLAARRLGARVHSLDYDPQSVACTRELKNRYFPKDNNWIIERGSVLDAEYLELLGKFDIVYSWGVLHHTGDMWKALNNVQIPIGREGALFIAIYNDEGYRSKFWTRVKQIYCSGFFGRTMVLGIFLPYFILYGFAVDVLLVRNPIRRYSDYKNNRGMSLIYDWIDWLGGYPFEVATPEEIFNFYKKNNFMLSQLKTDFSCGINQFVFRKPY, from the coding sequence ATGTTTGATACCGAGGTAGCAGAGGGAAAACGCTTTGAATTTGGGAAGAACTGGAGGGGGTTCCTATCTGTGCTTAACGATGAACGTATCTTACAGGCGGAACTGTCTTTAAAGCAGATGCTTGAAGTTGAGGATTTGAAGGGGAAAAGTTTTCTTGATATTGGTTCTGGCAGCGGGTTGTTCAGTCTTGCTGCTAGGCGTCTTGGTGCTAGAGTCCATTCTTTAGATTATGACCCCCAGTCAGTTGCTTGCACAAGAGAACTCAAGAACCGTTATTTCCCTAAGGATAATAATTGGATCATTGAACGAGGCTCTGTACTTGATGCAGAATACCTGGAATTGCTCGGCAAGTTTGACATTGTGTATTCATGGGGAGTGCTTCATCACACAGGGGACATGTGGAAGGCATTAAATAATGTTCAAATCCCTATAGGAAGGGAAGGGGCTTTATTCATAGCAATTTACAATGATGAAGGATATAGATCGAAATTTTGGACAAGAGTTAAACAAATATATTGTTCTGGTTTTTTTGGCAGGACGATGGTGCTGGGAATCTTTCTGCCTTATTTTATATTGTACGGCTTTGCTGTTGACGTGCTGCTTGTACGGAATCCGATCAGGCGTTACTCTGATTACAAAAACAACAGAGGGATGTCACTCATATACGATTGGATTGACTGGCTCGGCGGCTATCCATTTGAAGTAGCAACTCCGGAAGAGATCTTTAATTTTTATAAAAAAAACAATTTCATGCTCTCACAATTAAAAACTGATTTTAGCTGTGGCATTAATCAATTTGTCTTCAGGAAACCATATTAA
- a CDS encoding SGNH/GDSL hydrolase family protein, giving the protein MSIQILNKNKTLMVLLVQSIIFIFLVFVFDLILWAFSPVSLDNRMVESLLTQDLPGLKSTIVYKSGKYGLRSLSEIDDVKPNNLISILCLGASTTNQPTQETQDTWCGILETKLQEYYGHSDLKFQTMAFGVGGFRASNDALWIQETFDKIKPDIVITLLGINDLAWNGGIDYKYSSINEIFSKKRDSSIIKWLKKYSQIFRRVVFIKEKLMTKIMLKTGGFVEWHSSNLPDLRGKYQNYPYIENLIRNPDPINEFRDTISWIATFLKQKKVQVIMLGQPVLWKESFDPIEFNRLWFSVSTPKGPVRPSGAWLKREMARYNFVQQSIASQSAISYINLDDNIPKTLDYYFDDCHFTDLGSMAVADNILPVLINVVDNLLVNKGLEKP; this is encoded by the coding sequence ATGAGCATTCAGATACTCAATAAAAACAAGACGCTCATGGTTTTGCTTGTTCAATCTATTATATTTATTTTTTTAGTTTTTGTGTTTGATCTGATTCTATGGGCGTTTTCCCCTGTTTCTCTCGACAATAGAATGGTAGAAAGTTTATTAACGCAGGATTTACCTGGCTTAAAGAGTACTATTGTGTATAAGAGTGGGAAATATGGCTTAAGATCGTTATCTGAGATCGACGATGTTAAGCCGAATAATTTGATCTCTATACTATGCTTGGGGGCATCAACCACTAATCAGCCCACTCAAGAAACTCAAGATACCTGGTGCGGGATACTTGAAACTAAACTTCAAGAGTATTATGGGCATTCTGATTTAAAATTCCAGACTATGGCTTTTGGGGTAGGCGGCTTTCGGGCATCGAATGATGCTTTATGGATACAGGAGACGTTTGATAAGATAAAGCCGGATATTGTTATTACTTTGCTGGGAATAAATGATCTGGCCTGGAATGGAGGGATAGATTATAAATATAGTAGTATCAATGAAATATTCTCAAAAAAAAGAGATAGCTCAATCATAAAATGGCTAAAGAAATATTCACAGATTTTCCGGAGAGTTGTATTTATAAAAGAAAAATTAATGACAAAAATAATGTTGAAAACCGGAGGGTTTGTAGAGTGGCATAGCTCCAATCTTCCGGATCTGAGGGGTAAATACCAAAATTACCCATACATTGAAAATCTTATAAGAAATCCTGATCCGATTAACGAATTTCGTGATACCATAAGCTGGATAGCTACATTTTTAAAACAAAAAAAAGTGCAGGTGATTATGCTGGGGCAACCAGTTCTATGGAAAGAATCTTTTGACCCTATCGAATTTAACAGGTTATGGTTTTCGGTGAGTACTCCAAAAGGCCCGGTAAGACCTTCTGGGGCCTGGCTAAAAAGAGAAATGGCCAGATACAACTTCGTTCAACAATCGATCGCTTCTCAGTCGGCAATTAGCTATATAAATTTAGACGATAACATTCCCAAAACGTTAGATTATTATTTTGATGATTGCCATTTTACAGACTTGGGGAGTATGGCTGTTGCAGATAATATATTGCCTGTCTTAATTAATGTGGTTGATAATCTATTAGTTAATAAAGGATTGGAAAAGCCATGA
- a CDS encoding flippase, whose protein sequence is MSVDPIEQHKQKEDNLRVGARGGAVAYILQIGGTALGFINQVALARMLGTNGIGEVILALTIVYISGLLAAFGMQGAMMRFVPQYAEKEEKEKLKGIIYLTLIFCSLLSIVFAVVILIASKYIALNVFHAPALLKLLPIVVIALPLNVLNSLIQAILKGYKNTFKALLPHAVISPLVRLVFFLLLSFFEVSSLYAIVAYILGELIALVLSLTFLFNKMSGTNALYRWNEFKEIIRVGPTMIIATFGWFLFSEADIWIVGMYSSTEAVGIYGVAVKMCTFIIFTLYAFSTIMPPIISSLHASGDTKELRRVISESSRWILTSSMPIVLIFILEGDIILKYMYGSEFSSGYIVLVILSLGQLVNAGSGLTGWFLQMTGGHMAFMKITIFWGICNVILNIIFVPRFGIIASAVSTSFTLSMVNIMSVWLIYKKSSILTLAKGLQFDIVFIAVIASLYFILRINNVNAGQHYLLIAALVIYMWKSVACGDFPWRYLKTKSIL, encoded by the coding sequence ATGTCTGTAGATCCAATAGAACAACACAAACAAAAGGAAGATAACTTAAGAGTTGGTGCCAGGGGCGGGGCAGTGGCTTATATCCTGCAGATAGGCGGTACCGCATTGGGATTTATTAATCAAGTTGCTCTAGCAAGGATGCTGGGCACCAATGGAATAGGAGAAGTTATTTTGGCTTTGACTATTGTGTATATATCAGGTTTGTTAGCAGCTTTTGGAATGCAAGGTGCAATGATGCGTTTTGTTCCTCAATATGCTGAAAAAGAAGAAAAGGAAAAACTTAAGGGCATAATCTATTTGACGTTGATATTTTGTTCTTTGCTGTCAATAGTGTTTGCTGTTGTAATATTGATAGCTTCAAAATATATCGCACTAAATGTATTCCATGCACCTGCGCTTTTAAAGTTGTTGCCGATTGTGGTTATTGCGTTACCTTTGAATGTGTTAAACAGTTTAATACAGGCTATTTTAAAGGGATATAAGAATACATTTAAAGCATTACTGCCGCATGCGGTTATATCCCCATTAGTTAGATTAGTATTTTTCTTGCTCTTGTCTTTTTTTGAAGTTTCATCCTTATATGCGATTGTTGCTTATATTTTGGGAGAATTAATTGCTCTGGTGCTTTCTTTAACATTCTTATTTAATAAAATGAGCGGTACCAATGCATTATACCGCTGGAATGAATTCAAAGAAATTATCAGGGTCGGGCCAACAATGATAATTGCTACTTTCGGCTGGTTTCTTTTCAGTGAAGCGGATATCTGGATAGTAGGAATGTATTCCTCAACAGAAGCCGTAGGGATTTATGGTGTTGCTGTCAAAATGTGCACATTTATAATTTTTACTCTTTATGCTTTTTCCACCATTATGCCGCCTATTATATCTTCACTTCATGCATCTGGTGACACTAAAGAACTCAGAAGAGTAATTAGTGAGAGTTCACGTTGGATACTAACTTCATCAATGCCTATTGTTTTGATATTTATACTTGAGGGGGACATTATTTTGAAATATATGTATGGATCAGAATTCTCCAGCGGATATATAGTATTGGTGATCTTGTCACTTGGACAGCTTGTAAATGCAGGATCGGGATTAACAGGATGGTTTTTGCAAATGACCGGCGGGCATATGGCTTTTATGAAGATCACAATCTTCTGGGGAATTTGCAATGTTATATTAAATATTATTTTTGTGCCTCGTTTTGGGATCATTGCCTCAGCCGTTTCAACCTCATTTACCCTCTCAATGGTTAATATTATGTCTGTCTGGCTTATTTATAAAAAATCTTCAATCCTCACTCTGGCAAAAGGTTTGCAATTTGATATCGTTTTTATTGCCGTCATTGCCTCGCTGTATTTTATACTGAGGATTAACAATGTTAATGCGGGGCAGCATTATCTTTTGATTGCAGCTCTTGTTATCTACATGTGGAAATCTGTTGCCTGTGGAGATTTCCCCTGGAGGTATTTGAAAACAAAATCAATACTATAG
- a CDS encoding phosphoadenosine phosphosulfate reductase family protein has product MYNIRNKIKNSINDRKSVFLFTGDKASTLLMSIVNDMDMNIVFIDTGFHFNEIMDYVKTSAADINIIRNINALADPAIDMSECCSQRKGGALKEYLEMAKAECLIVPFRDEERGNGIEDSYLKRIDNIEIIRPLAELTESDVWLRIKESKLQFSSIYNKGYSVVDCKCCTARHGRKRQGEELKTDVMDKETEEKLKALGYM; this is encoded by the coding sequence ATGTATAACATTAGAAATAAAATTAAAAATTCAATTAATGACAGAAAATCGGTATTTCTCTTTACCGGTGATAAAGCTTCTACGCTTTTGATGAGTATTGTTAACGATATGGATATGAACATTGTTTTTATAGATACTGGATTCCATTTCAATGAAATTATGGATTATGTCAAAACATCTGCTGCTGATATAAATATTATTCGCAATATTAATGCCCTTGCTGATCCGGCAATTGATATGTCTGAATGTTGCAGCCAAAGAAAGGGAGGGGCTTTAAAAGAGTATCTGGAGATGGCTAAAGCAGAATGCTTAATTGTCCCATTTAGAGATGAGGAGAGAGGAAACGGGATTGAGGATTCTTATCTGAAGCGCATTGATAATATTGAAATAATAAGGCCGTTGGCTGAGTTAACAGAAAGTGATGTTTGGCTAAGGATTAAAGAAAGTAAGTTGCAGTTTTCAAGTATTTATAATAAGGGGTACAGCGTTGTTGATTGTAAGTGTTGTACGGCCCGTCATGGCAGGAAAAGGCAAGGGGAAGAGCTCAAAACTGATGTGATGGACAAGGAGACAGAAGAAAAACTGAAAGCATTGGGATACATGTGA
- a CDS encoding methyltransferase domain-containing protein, with amino-acid sequence MQYDGSDLELTENSISCDRNIQAQGDDMKLKPLVVGMITYLPGFNKFFGKGTGGTNSARYCYSVWMRHLVMARNNGLNTNLNVVAELGPGDSIGSGLAALLSGAEEYLAFDVAEYANIERNIEIFDELVLMFKNREDIPGEDEFPEVKPDLEDYTFPKHILTDERLEQATDDCRIRKIRHSILHPNHKDSLIKYTAPWFGSSIVKKESVDMIFSQAVLEHVNDLKNAYHVMYLWLKKDGYISHQIDLRCHGTADEWNGHWTYSDFIWRLMRGRRQYWLNRELFAFHSKILEEECFEILCTKRIKTASNIMRVQLTEKYQDISDDDLSSSGLFFQAIKRQCA; translated from the coding sequence TTGCAATATGATGGCAGCGATTTGGAGTTGACAGAAAACTCTATATCTTGTGATAGAAATATTCAGGCGCAGGGGGATGATATGAAATTAAAGCCTTTGGTTGTTGGTATGATAACTTATCTTCCTGGTTTCAATAAGTTTTTTGGTAAAGGCACCGGCGGCACTAACTCAGCCAGATACTGTTATTCTGTCTGGATGCGCCATTTAGTAATGGCAAGGAATAACGGGCTAAATACGAACCTGAATGTGGTTGCAGAATTGGGGCCGGGGGATTCAATTGGCAGTGGATTGGCAGCGCTGTTGTCTGGTGCTGAGGAATATTTGGCTTTTGATGTTGCTGAGTATGCAAACATAGAAAGAAATATCGAGATTTTTGACGAGTTAGTTTTAATGTTCAAGAATAGAGAAGATATTCCCGGAGAGGATGAATTTCCTGAAGTAAAGCCGGATCTGGAAGATTATACATTCCCAAAGCATATACTTACTGATGAACGTCTGGAGCAGGCGACAGATGACTGCCGTATTAGAAAAATCAGGCATTCAATATTACATCCAAACCATAAAGACTCATTGATAAAATATACGGCTCCTTGGTTCGGATCTAGTATTGTGAAAAAAGAATCGGTTGATATGATCTTTTCTCAAGCAGTACTTGAACATGTTAACGACCTGAAAAATGCGTATCATGTCATGTATTTATGGCTTAAAAAAGATGGTTATATTTCTCACCAAATAGACCTTAGATGTCATGGAACGGCAGATGAGTGGAATGGACATTGGACATATTCTGATTTTATATGGAGATTAATGAGAGGAAGACGTCAATATTGGCTGAATCGGGAGTTGTTTGCATTTCACAGTAAGATTCTGGAAGAAGAATGCTTTGAAATATTATGTACTAAGCGCATTAAAACAGCATCGAATATTATGAGAGTACAGCTGACTGAAAAATATCAAGATATTTCAGATGATGATTTATCTTCAAGCGGTTTATTTTTTCAGGCAATTAAGCGGCAGTGTGCCTAA
- a CDS encoding glycosyltransferase family 4 protein encodes MNILQINNNHFIIGGAATYYFMTAELLEKHGHKSYFFSMHWPKNFPCDTSEYFMPYVDLNAEHSLFNQLKIAGRILYSFEARSRLSDFLDRYPVDIAHLHNIYHGFSPSILHELKKRKIPIVMTLHDYKLVCGSYILFLRGGTRGHICEKCSDGKYFMTVKNRCVKESYKKSILTALEMYFHHKILDIYRNVDIFIAPSLFLKNKFEEMGFTKEIVNLPYFIDTEKLKKYDEKIDSQYAEKGNYIIYAGRLSVEKGLLTLLDAVKLLYDKKKDFEIRIAGEGPMNELLQKKVREDGIDNVRFLGFLKSEEVYHEMKGSLAAVLPSEWYDNYPMSIIETFAMGVPLIGARIGGIPEMVIDNETGLTFEPGNAQDLCQKLEYVLDNPGKVSIMGRNARAFVEKNLNAEDHYEKLIRIYQQAIHKNTEN; translated from the coding sequence ATGAACATCCTTCAGATAAATAACAATCATTTTATAATAGGCGGGGCTGCTACCTACTATTTTATGACAGCGGAGCTGTTAGAAAAACATGGACATAAATCTTATTTTTTCTCGATGCACTGGCCAAAAAACTTTCCATGCGATACAAGTGAATATTTTATGCCGTATGTGGATTTAAATGCGGAGCACAGTTTATTTAATCAGTTAAAGATTGCAGGGAGGATACTTTATTCTTTTGAGGCAAGAAGCCGTTTGTCAGATTTCTTGGATAGATACCCTGTTGATATTGCTCATCTCCATAATATCTATCATGGATTTTCGCCGTCTATTCTACATGAGTTAAAAAAGAGAAAGATTCCCATAGTCATGACCCTTCACGACTACAAACTTGTATGCGGTTCATATATCCTGTTTTTAAGGGGGGGAACTCGCGGGCATATCTGTGAGAAATGCTCAGATGGGAAATATTTTATGACGGTTAAGAACAGGTGCGTTAAAGAATCTTATAAAAAAAGTATCCTTACTGCTTTAGAGATGTACTTTCATCACAAGATTCTTGACATCTACCGTAATGTTGATATTTTTATAGCTCCGAGCCTGTTTCTGAAGAATAAATTTGAGGAAATGGGTTTCACAAAAGAGATAGTTAACCTCCCGTATTTTATTGATACTGAAAAATTGAAGAAATATGATGAAAAGATCGATAGTCAGTATGCTGAAAAAGGAAACTATATAATTTATGCCGGGAGGCTTTCTGTTGAAAAAGGGCTGTTGACATTGCTTGATGCTGTAAAGCTTTTATACGATAAAAAAAAGGATTTTGAAATAAGAATTGCCGGTGAAGGCCCCATGAATGAGTTGCTGCAGAAGAAGGTCAGGGAAGATGGCATTGATAATGTGAGGTTCTTAGGATTTCTTAAGAGTGAAGAAGTATATCATGAAATGAAAGGCAGTCTTGCGGCTGTTCTCCCTTCTGAATGGTATGATAATTATCCGATGTCGATCATTGAGACCTTTGCAATGGGGGTGCCTCTGATCGGAGCCAGAATAGGCGGAATTCCTGAGATGGTTATAGATAATGAGACAGGACTGACTTTTGAGCCAGGGAATGCGCAAGATCTGTGTCAGAAGCTTGAATATGTTCTTGATAATCCTGGCAAAGTTTCAATAATGGGTAGAAATGCCAGGGCATTTGTTGAGAAGAATCTTAATGCTGAAGACCATTATGAGAAATTAATAAGAATATATCAGCAGGCAATCCATAAAAACACAGAAAATTGA